In Deltaproteobacteria bacterium, the following proteins share a genomic window:
- the holA gene encoding DNA polymerase III subunit delta: MSTLKPVYLLEGSESYLREQWILQLKAKVLPKGMESLNFGRWVKGDNTLEEVLREAKDYPCMATYRVCLLSSVDRADKKESALIIEYLKRPVPTTVCILVSEGLDKRTSLAKTIYQTAEVIACTPLSEAEILKFIQAEFKQQGRSVSADAVQLIIEQMGNHLWAIKNFIAQVITYAGQVNAITASYVGELIFQVKEENIFDFVEAVTMGEALKIEQRLKALVASGEAYVKILSLLLRHFNILLFLKKEGASEVQRFFPMPHAALSRYQQQLQQLGARLQPSVITKLQRLDQILKSEREGERRFRLELKSLSN; this comes from the coding sequence ATGTCTACTTTAAAACCAGTCTACCTCTTAGAAGGCTCCGAAAGTTACTTGCGGGAGCAATGGATTTTGCAATTAAAAGCCAAAGTATTACCTAAAGGGATGGAAAGTTTAAATTTTGGCCGATGGGTAAAAGGGGATAATACTTTGGAAGAAGTTTTGCGTGAGGCCAAAGACTACCCTTGTATGGCTACTTATCGGGTATGCTTATTATCTAGTGTCGACAGGGCAGACAAAAAAGAATCAGCATTGATCATAGAATATCTTAAACGCCCGGTGCCCACTACGGTATGTATTTTAGTGAGTGAAGGTTTAGATAAACGCACCAGCCTTGCCAAAACCATCTATCAAACGGCAGAAGTTATTGCCTGCACGCCCTTAAGTGAGGCAGAAATACTAAAATTTATTCAAGCCGAGTTTAAACAACAGGGTAGGTCCGTGAGCGCCGATGCGGTTCAACTGATTATCGAGCAAATGGGCAATCATTTGTGGGCCATTAAAAATTTTATTGCTCAAGTGATTACTTATGCTGGCCAAGTTAACGCCATTACCGCTTCGTATGTGGGGGAATTAATCTTTCAAGTTAAAGAAGAAAACATTTTTGACTTTGTCGAAGCCGTTACCATGGGTGAGGCATTAAAGATTGAGCAACGCTTAAAAGCCTTAGTCGCCAGTGGCGAAGCCTATGTAAAAATTTTAAGCCTGTTACTGAGGCATTTTAATATTTTATTATTTTTGAAAAAAGAAGGGGCAAGTGAAGTGCAGCGGTTTTTCCCCATGCCTCATGCAGCGTTAAGCCGCTACCAACAACAGCTGCAGCAATTAGGGGCGCGCTTACAACCAAGCGTGATTACAAAATTACAACGTTTAGATCAAATCTTAAAAAGTGAACGAGAAGGGGAGCGGCGATTTCGCCTTGAACTCAAGAGCCTATCTAATTAA
- a CDS encoding ATP-binding protein: MTHFVGRKEEMEGLRALMEKRSASLAVIKGRRRIGKSRLGEEFSRFFQQAFFFSGLPPTKGIMAQHQRDEFQRKMHHYRIPSLGSQDWGDLFEAVAQKCHAGRILVVFDEISWMGMKDPTFLGKLKTVWDNDFKKNQKLILILSGSQSTWIEKNILSSSGFVGRISYILTLEELSLPECNQFWFKQKLLVSAYEKLKILNITGGVPRYLEEIQPQKTAEENIKHLCFRPEGFLFNEFEQIFSDLFSKRSDKYKKIVGLLCEKKASIEVIAKVLGRKKGGDISHCLDDLCKTGFITRDYTWDIKTASPSKLSRYRLSDNYVRFYLKYIEPAKKKILRGAAGELPSSWLSIMGLQFENLVLGRKNRPLLFKRLGIASHEVLWSDPYFQTKAGAREGCQIDFLIQTKFNTLYLCEIKFHGRPVQKEVVRQVEDKIRRLQIPRGFSVRPVLIHVNGVDDSVLESDFFSNIIDFSTLLSAY; this comes from the coding sequence ATGACCCATTTTGTCGGCAGAAAAGAAGAGATGGAGGGGCTTCGGGCCCTTATGGAAAAAAGGAGCGCCAGCCTTGCCGTGATCAAAGGAAGGCGTCGTATTGGTAAAAGCCGTCTGGGAGAGGAGTTTTCGCGTTTTTTTCAACAGGCCTTCTTTTTTTCCGGTCTTCCACCGACAAAAGGAATAATGGCACAACACCAGAGAGATGAATTCCAAAGAAAAATGCACCACTATCGCATTCCTTCTCTCGGCAGTCAGGACTGGGGAGATCTTTTTGAGGCTGTTGCGCAAAAATGTCATGCCGGAAGGATCCTTGTCGTTTTCGATGAAATCTCATGGATGGGGATGAAAGACCCCACTTTTTTGGGGAAATTAAAAACTGTCTGGGATAACGACTTCAAAAAAAATCAGAAGCTTATTTTGATTTTGTCAGGGTCGCAATCGACATGGATTGAAAAAAACATCTTAAGTAGCTCAGGTTTTGTCGGGCGGATTTCTTACATCCTTACTCTCGAAGAACTTTCTTTGCCAGAATGCAATCAATTTTGGTTCAAACAAAAACTCCTGGTTTCGGCTTATGAAAAATTGAAAATTTTGAACATCACGGGGGGTGTTCCACGTTACTTGGAAGAAATCCAACCGCAAAAAACTGCTGAAGAAAATATCAAGCATCTTTGTTTTCGGCCAGAAGGGTTCTTGTTTAACGAATTTGAACAAATATTTTCAGACTTATTCTCTAAAAGAAGCGATAAATACAAAAAAATCGTTGGGCTTCTGTGCGAAAAAAAAGCATCCATTGAAGTCATCGCAAAGGTTCTTGGACGAAAAAAGGGAGGAGATATCAGTCACTGCCTGGATGATCTATGCAAAACTGGTTTTATCACGCGGGATTATACATGGGACATTAAGACCGCATCTCCTTCCAAACTGAGTCGTTATCGACTCAGTGATAATTACGTTAGATTTTATTTGAAATACATCGAGCCTGCAAAAAAGAAAATTCTTCGCGGCGCGGCAGGAGAGTTGCCCTCTTCCTGGCTTTCCATTATGGGATTGCAGTTTGAAAATCTAGTGCTTGGGCGAAAAAACAGGCCTCTTCTTTTTAAACGTCTTGGCATTGCCTCGCATGAGGTTTTGTGGTCTGACCCTTATTTTCAAACAAAAGCGGGGGCAAGAGAGGGGTGCCAAATTGATTTTTTGATCCAAACGAAGTTCAATACACTTTATCTTTGTGAGATTAAGTTTCACGGCCGGCCCGTACAGAAGGAAGTCGTTCGTCAAGTCGAAGACAAAATAAGAAGATTACAAATTCCGCGCGGCTTTTCCGTTCGGCCTGTTCTCATTCATGTCAATGGAGTTGATGATTCCGTTTTGGAGAGCGATTTTTTTTCTAACATTATCGATTTCTCCACGCTCTTGAGTGCTTACTAA
- a CDS encoding leucine--tRNA ligase, translating into MSLPKDYQPQTIESKWQKFWQQNNTFAVKADPKKPKYYLLEMFPYPSGKIHMGHVRNYSIGDVMARFLTMRGYNVLHPMGWDAFGMPAENAAIERKIHPAEWTESNIAYMRQQLTAMGFSYDWQREVTTFAPDYYRWEQAFFIQMVEKGLAYKKKSLVNWCEKCETVLANEQVEQGRCWRCETTIMLKPLAQWFFKITHYAEELLQKTYELKGWPERVLTMQREWIGKSQGANVFFTVEGSDEKIEIFTTRPDTLYGVTFLSLAASHPLIDRWLPDLKSAQEIKIFRERAASIDRDKRLSDDYEKEGIFLDRYAIHPLTGEKVPIYAANFVLMDYGTGAVMAVPAHDQRDFEFAKKYNLPIKVVIEQPNNPQNLTAAYEEPGTMVNSQEFDDLPSEEGKKKIVEKLEQQKVGAGTVTYKLRDWGISRQRYWGTPIPMLECPHCGVVPEKLENLPVKLPLDVEFTGEGGSPLAKHQSFVQAQCPQCQGLARRDTDTMDTFINSSWYFLRYCSPSETQSPFDPKQVQYWMPVDQYIGGIEHAVLHLLYARFFTKVLRDLGYVKIDEPFQNLLTQGMVIKDGAKMSKSKGNVVDPQYLIEKYGADTARLFSLFAAPPERDLDWNDQGVEGSFRFLNRVWRLYGELIPLAVKSDNTAHPSNPALHELYQQMHITIKKVTEDLEKNFHFNTAISAIMILVNTLQSLSPSLLVSPQDKKFLFTLLKNLCLLLSPFVPHFAEELWTTLTGDESLSGVAWPTHDDQATVKDQITVVVQVNGKVRAKLEVKRGIVESEIVALAKSNPKVRPYLEGKVLKKAIYVPEKLVSLVV; encoded by the coding sequence ATGAGTTTACCCAAAGACTACCAGCCACAAACGATCGAATCCAAATGGCAAAAATTTTGGCAACAAAATAACACTTTTGCGGTTAAGGCAGATCCCAAAAAACCTAAGTACTATTTATTAGAAATGTTTCCCTATCCCTCGGGGAAAATTCACATGGGCCATGTGCGCAATTATTCCATTGGCGACGTGATGGCGCGCTTTCTTACCATGCGGGGTTATAATGTGTTGCACCCCATGGGATGGGATGCCTTTGGCATGCCGGCTGAAAACGCGGCTATTGAACGAAAGATTCACCCTGCGGAGTGGACCGAATCCAACATTGCTTATATGCGACAGCAATTAACCGCCATGGGGTTTAGCTATGATTGGCAACGGGAGGTTACGACCTTTGCTCCCGACTATTATCGTTGGGAACAGGCTTTTTTTATTCAAATGGTTGAAAAGGGCTTGGCGTATAAAAAGAAGAGCTTGGTCAATTGGTGTGAAAAGTGCGAAACGGTTTTGGCCAATGAGCAAGTGGAGCAGGGCCGCTGTTGGCGCTGCGAAACGACCATTATGCTCAAACCACTAGCGCAATGGTTTTTTAAAATTACCCACTATGCCGAAGAATTGTTGCAAAAAACCTATGAGCTAAAAGGTTGGCCCGAGCGGGTCTTGACCATGCAACGGGAATGGATTGGCAAATCGCAGGGGGCCAATGTTTTTTTTACGGTTGAAGGCAGCGATGAGAAAATCGAGATTTTTACAACCCGCCCCGACACCCTTTATGGCGTGACTTTTTTATCTTTGGCAGCAAGCCATCCCTTAATCGACCGTTGGTTGCCAGACCTTAAGTCAGCCCAAGAGATCAAAATTTTTCGTGAGCGGGCCGCCTCGATCGACCGCGACAAACGCCTGTCTGATGATTATGAAAAAGAAGGGATTTTTCTCGACCGCTATGCAATTCACCCTTTGACGGGTGAAAAAGTCCCCATCTATGCAGCGAATTTTGTATTGATGGACTATGGTACGGGGGCCGTGATGGCCGTGCCAGCTCATGACCAGCGCGATTTTGAGTTTGCTAAAAAATATAACTTACCCATCAAGGTGGTTATTGAACAACCCAATAACCCCCAAAATTTAACGGCTGCCTATGAAGAACCTGGCACCATGGTCAACTCTCAAGAATTTGACGATCTTCCTAGTGAAGAGGGCAAGAAAAAGATTGTTGAAAAATTAGAACAGCAAAAAGTTGGGGCAGGCACCGTTACCTATAAACTACGTGACTGGGGCATTTCCCGGCAGCGTTATTGGGGGACCCCCATCCCTATGTTAGAGTGCCCCCACTGTGGGGTGGTGCCAGAAAAGCTTGAAAACCTTCCGGTCAAATTACCGCTGGATGTTGAATTTACCGGTGAAGGTGGGTCGCCTCTTGCCAAACACCAAAGTTTTGTTCAAGCCCAATGCCCGCAATGTCAAGGGCTAGCGCGTCGCGATACCGACACGATGGATACCTTTATTAATTCTTCCTGGTATTTTTTGCGTTACTGTTCGCCAAGCGAAACTCAAAGCCCCTTTGATCCCAAACAAGTTCAATATTGGATGCCGGTGGATCAATACATTGGGGGCATTGAACATGCGGTGTTGCATCTTTTGTATGCGCGGTTTTTTACCAAAGTATTGCGCGATTTAGGTTACGTTAAAATCGATGAACCTTTTCAAAATTTACTCACCCAAGGGATGGTGATCAAAGATGGTGCCAAGATGAGCAAGAGTAAAGGCAACGTGGTCGACCCTCAATATTTAATTGAAAAATATGGGGCCGATACCGCGCGACTTTTTTCTTTATTTGCTGCACCCCCCGAGCGTGATCTGGATTGGAACGACCAAGGGGTCGAGGGTTCGTTTCGTTTTTTGAATCGGGTATGGCGGCTTTATGGCGAATTGATTCCCTTGGCGGTGAAGAGTGACAATACGGCCCATCCCAGTAACCCGGCGTTGCATGAGTTATATCAACAAATGCATATCACCATCAAAAAAGTGACCGAAGATTTAGAGAAAAATTTTCATTTTAATACGGCCATTTCAGCCATCATGATTTTAGTGAATACCTTGCAAAGCCTTTCGCCATCGTTGTTGGTGAGCCCACAAGATAAAAAATTTTTATTCACTCTCCTCAAAAATCTTTGCCTTTTATTGTCGCCTTTTGTGCCTCACTTTGCTGAAGAACTTTGGACAACCCTAACCGGTGATGAAAGTTTAAGCGGAGTGGCTTGGCCCACCCATGATGATCAAGCCACGGTAAAAGACCAAATCACGGTGGTCGTGCAAGTTAATGGCAAGGTGCGAGCCAAGCTAGAAGTAAAACGGGGTATTGTCGAATCAGAAATTGTTGCCCTGGCCAAATCGAATCCAAAAGTCCGGCCTTACTTGGAAGGTAAGGTTCTTAAAAAGGCCATTTATGTACCCGAGAAACTAGTAAGCTTGGTGGTTTAA
- the rpsT gene encoding 30S ribosomal protein S20, with amino-acid sequence MADAKAVKRKLPKGRHTSQIKRQRQNLKQQARNLTVRSQVKTFIKKVVHSIEQKDKAQATAAFQSASRIIQKAVTKGILHKNNAARKISRLAKKLAKLAA; translated from the coding sequence ATGGCTGACGCAAAAGCAGTTAAACGCAAGTTGCCCAAAGGGCGACACACTTCGCAAATTAAAAGGCAACGGCAAAACCTAAAACAACAAGCCCGTAACCTCACGGTTCGTTCGCAGGTAAAAACTTTTATTAAAAAGGTTGTGCATAGCATTGAACAAAAAGATAAGGCCCAGGCCACCGCAGCTTTTCAAAGTGCCAGCCGTATCATTCAAAAGGCTGTCACCAAGGGCATACTCCACAAAAATAATGCTGCCCGTAAGATTAGCCGCTTAGCTAAGAAATTAGCCAAACTCGCCGCTTAA